The window ACGAAGTGTTGGAATTTATCAAAAGTTTTTAATCCTTACAAAGTTCCGTTTTTTTCACCGATCCATTGGAAGGTCTCTTCGTTAAAGGACTTTTCTTTCGGACCATACTGCATAAGCCACCGAGTGGGTGGTAAAAATCCATCTGTTGATAGTCCGTATCCTCCGCCTAACGGAGCTCCCACTTTGGATCTGAGTTCAAAATGAAGGTGAGCAGGGTAACTGCCTTCCGCATCCCCAATCGTTCCAATCCATTCTGTTTTTTTCACAAGTTGTCCTGGTTCCACATCAATCGTATGTAGATGGGCATATACCGTTTCTAAATGATAAATATTCCCGTTTGCCAAATTTTGGATATGGACGATGCGGACAACCTTGCCCCAACCACCACCATAATCGGCAATTTCTGAAACCACACCATTTCCAAAAGCATACACAGGGGCAGCAAAATCCGAGTCTCCACCTGTGAGCGCATTCCAATCCTCTCCTAAGTGTTTTCTACCGCCAAACTTTGCATTTTCGGTACCAAATTTTTGAGCTAAGTAATAACCATCCGCATACTTTCCACCCACGGGAAATTCAAAGTCGATGGCATGGAATGTAGGATACCGTTTGAGGATGGGAAAGGGGTCAGTGGTACGCACTTCCCCAGATGCCTCCATCCAACCAAAGAGAGGATTGCCCTGGTAGGAATACCCTCTGGAAACACAACCAGATCCTAATCCTAGGATACTGATTGTGTGAAACAGAAATATGATTGTTTTACTTCGAAACCAATTGTTTTTGTTTGCGGGACGACGGGACATGACTCTTCTCTGAATGGTACATAGCACGCGCTTCGATTGGCAAATGGTTTCCTTCCTGCATTGCCTTTTTTTTGCCTCGTTCCATTTCCCTTTTCATCTCGTACAAAAAACTATCATAGTCCACTTGGATGGTATGCCTTGTGCTACTCACATACCTTTTTTTCATCGCCTTTTCATCTTTTGAAATCGAGGTCTCCATCTCTTCCTTAGAAGGCAGAACATAATTCCCTGTTAAGTATTGTGCGATCCATTTGCCTTGGCATTCCGCAAGAGGCATAATGGCACCTAACGGTTGCATAAGGCCCACGAAAAACAAATTGTTGATTCCTGGTTTCATCATTTTATAATAAAGTGGAATGTAATTGTTAGGTGCAGAAATCAAATCTTCTTCAAAAAATGGAAATTTGATATTATATCCTGTGCAGTAAATGAGAACATCTGCCTCTTCCTCGGTCCCATCAGCAAAGGCAATTTTTTTGCCACGGAGTTCTGTGATGACAGGTTTTGGTTTGATGTCCCCTCGACCAAGTCTCACGAGTAAATCTTGGGAAATGGTGGGGTGAGCAGAACCAAATTTATGATCTGGTTTTGGAAGACCAAAGTCTTCCATTTTTCCCACACCAAATCGGATGAGTAGGTGAGCGAGTGTTTGTTGGATGAAAAAAGGAACCCAATGTGGTGTGTATTCTGTGAGTTTGTCTAATGGTTTTCCAAATAAATAATTCGGAATGACGTAAGCCCCTCTTCTTGCAGATAAAAATACTTTTTTGGCAACACCTGGTCTCGACAGCTCAACCGAGATGTCCATGGCACTGTTTCCCATACCAAGTATCACAACGTTTTTCCCTTCGCAGTTAACTGGTGTTTTTGGGTCAACATAGGAATGAGAGTGGATGGTTTGACCAGAAAATTTTCCAGGGAATGGTGGGTCAGGCCAACGTTCACTCCAATGGTGGCCGTTTGCAACCACGAGCACATCATAGGTTTGTGTGGGTCCTTTTTCGGGTGTGATCCTCCAAAGTCCTTCTTCTGTTCGTTCTGCTTTTTTCACTCCGTTTTTGAATTGGATGTGTTTGCGAAGTCCGAAGTGGTCCACATAGGCTAAAAAGTATTGTTGGATGGGTTCGTGATTGGGGTAGTCAGGGTAATTTGTTGGCATGGGAAAGTCACGGTATTCCATCCGATCCCGATGGGTATTGATGTGTAATGATTTATAAATATTACTGAGACCGTTGTCATTTTTGTATCGCCAGTTGCCACCGACATCACTTCCCTTTTCATAACAATCAAAGGGGATGCCATGTTCCTTTAACGATTTGATGACGGTGATTCCAGATGAACCAGCTCCAACTACACATACTTTGGGAAGTGCCATAATGGGTTTCTCTCTTACTAAAGATTCGATGAACGTTTGGGAAAGAGTTATAGAATAGCGAACATCGTTATCAAGAAGATTTTGGGACTATTTTGAAAAAAAGTATGATATCTAACTTTTTTTGGAATGAGGAAGGTATATTGGTTTGGAAGAAAATGATTTTTATTCGGCAGAGTAAAATTTGGTCGATTGAAACATTTAATCATGTTCCATATATTAGATTAATATATGTTATGTGAGTGATCTAATCAATGGAACGATTCATCTATTCTCTTTGTGTCGTAAAATAAGAATGGGCACTTCGGAAGGACAATTGAATCGGAGCGGAAGGATTGACCATCCAATCCCAGCAGAAATGAAAACCATTTCATTAAAAATGGAATGTTGAATCCCTAAATCATAGTTTTTATTTTGAACAGGAAGGATAGGGGAAAGTTGAAGGAAAGGAATCCTCACTTGTCCGCCATGGGTATGACCAGTGATGAATAGATCAATGGATTCTTTGTGAGACGTATCTGCTGATTCAGGATTGTGCGCAATGGCAATTCGAAAATGTTTTGGATCGGTGTGTTGGAAGATATGATCGATCGGAATGTGGTCTTCCCAAAAATCTCCAAGACCACCTATGATCATTTTCTCTTTGCCACGTTTGATTTCCAAGGTTCGATTGCGTAAGGATTTTTTACTTTCTTCTAATAAACGAAGAGAAAGTGTATGATTTGCCCAGTGGTCATGGTTTCCATTCACGAAAACTTCTGTATCGTTTCCTTTTAGAAGTGGAAGTAATTTCCAAACAGAAATCAACTCTTCGTCAAAATTTCTATTTTTGACATAGTCACCAAGCCCAACGATAAGATCAGGATTTTGTTCATTGGTAGATCCAATGACATTCCGAATCCAAACTTCAGGGTTTAGAAAACCATAATGTAAGTCTGAAACCACGGCGATTTTATAACCATCGAAACTTTTTGGTATTTTTGTGGATTCAATTTCATAGATGGGAAAACGAACGTAATAACGTTCAAAAATGAATGAGTTGAAAAAGAGGATTAGTAGAAAGATGAGTATGAATTTAAATATTCTTTTCAAAGGAATCATTCTTAAATTCAACATCATCTCGTTTGATTACTTTATTTCCCTTCCAAAAACCCTTTCACCTCAGCTTCCGAATTCGATATTTCAATCTTTGTAATCTTTCCTTCTTTTAATTGGATCATTGTCACAGATCCTTTTGTTCTTGGAAATGAGTCTGCCATTTTTTCTTCTCTCACCAAACGAAGAGTATATGGATAAGATTTCATTTTGGGGAGTGCCACAAATTTGGTAATAAGTGAGGGCATTCTGTGAATGTCTGAAATGAGAACGGCTTGTTTGGATTCCAAATACCCTTTCCCTTCCTTTTCTAAAATGGGATGGATGATTTTACTCGCATCCAT of the Leptospira biflexa serovar Patoc strain 'Patoc 1 (Paris)' genome contains:
- a CDS encoding metallophosphoesterase, whose translation is MKRIFKFILIFLLILFFNSFIFERYYVRFPIYEIESTKIPKSFDGYKIAVVSDLHYGFLNPEVWIRNVIGSTNEQNPDLIVGLGDYVKNRNFDEELISVWKLLPLLKGNDTEVFVNGNHDHWANHTLSLRLLEESKKSLRNRTLEIKRGKEKMIIGGLGDFWEDHIPIDHIFQHTDPKHFRIAIAHNPESADTSHKESIDLFITGHTHGGQVRIPFLQLSPILPVQNKNYDLGIQHSIFNEMVFISAGIGWSILPLRFNCPSEVPILILRHKENR
- a CDS encoding M23 family metallopeptidase; translation: MSRRPANKNNWFRSKTIIFLFHTISILGLGSGCVSRGYSYQGNPLFGWMEASGEVRTTDPFPILKRYPTFHAIDFEFPVGGKYADGYYLAQKFGTENAKFGGRKHLGEDWNALTGGDSDFAAPVYAFGNGVVSEIADYGGGWGKVVRIVHIQNLANGNIYHLETVYAHLHTIDVEPGQLVKKTEWIGTIGDAEGSYPAHLHFELRSKVGAPLGGGYGLSTDGFLPPTRWLMQYGPKEKSFNEETFQWIGEKNGTL
- a CDS encoding flavin-containing monooxygenase gives rise to the protein MALPKVCVVGAGSSGITVIKSLKEHGIPFDCYEKGSDVGGNWRYKNDNGLSNIYKSLHINTHRDRMEYRDFPMPTNYPDYPNHEPIQQYFLAYVDHFGLRKHIQFKNGVKKAERTEEGLWRITPEKGPTQTYDVLVVANGHHWSERWPDPPFPGKFSGQTIHSHSYVDPKTPVNCEGKNVVILGMGNSAMDISVELSRPGVAKKVFLSARRGAYVIPNYLFGKPLDKLTEYTPHWVPFFIQQTLAHLLIRFGVGKMEDFGLPKPDHKFGSAHPTISQDLLVRLGRGDIKPKPVITELRGKKIAFADGTEEEADVLIYCTGYNIKFPFFEEDLISAPNNYIPLYYKMMKPGINNLFFVGLMQPLGAIMPLAECQGKWIAQYLTGNYVLPSKEEMETSISKDEKAMKKRYVSSTRHTIQVDYDSFLYEMKREMERGKKKAMQEGNHLPIEARAMYHSEKSHVPSSRKQKQLVSK